From the genome of Anoplopoma fimbria isolate UVic2021 breed Golden Eagle Sablefish chromosome 1, Afim_UVic_2022, whole genome shotgun sequence, one region includes:
- the phf12b gene encoding PHD finger protein 12 isoform X1, with translation MWDKMETPTIVYDLDTSGGLMEQIQTLLAPPKSEEVEKRSRKLVRDVRRSGRATNHDTCDSCREGGDLLCCDHCPAAFHLQCCNPPLSEEMLPPGEWMCHRCNVRKKKREQKTEQTNGIPEKSSSKRSVSPAVELELNAGPLRLDGLPPGAGAAGPGLRVAQVRLLDRRTSSRPSSRPGTPTSNTSSTPTPSEEQNDGEEEVAEPEDEVQGSEFEGATLSAPTPRLLKRPFQLLIAAAMERNPTQFQLPSELTCTTALPGSSKRRRKEELLGKPFRRPQHELDPNGLVPLPVKVCFSCNRSCRLAPLIQCDYCPLLFHMDCLDPPLTALPAGKWMCPNHIEHLVLNQRSLSLSSRCQLFDHFQDRMSQHAVKLDFLSRVHRQNAPNRRTTHQHKKKTIKVPDAIKSQYQNPPPMLIPAGVRQLELVCSGVPDHQPSKHPTSEAEQQEWLQDVIALQCSIMRHLSIKQKASSTATTLSSVTTSAEWVSEQKTSAKSCVTSEDMKTSFERTSYPGPCSKPCSTPDDPQGASFSRDTLAEPRVCKCNTPPCQNCRKPNGPLAEEIQPPKANGPVDCNRASDSCRPAELQHRLKPTTTPPDSAPASGLVNHIGAEMVKKEPESTAEACAQKICPTALTIWPRSGQQNHRSQAELLEECMSSDEKPTYSITCSARSDTPTKGNQEHDPTKLGSPSPTTDIKAGPELVGSLLPSTLSSIANLSSCMKDRKDEERGIELDKLDAEMIKLLAWQRIQQLFPPKVPSTPPPPATSAIPKTPSPCPDSQKKVQARAVFYPLTGKGGAVSMCYRTLYIGSGADMDVCLTNYGRCNYISGKHACIFYDENTKHYELLNYSEHGTTVDNVLYSCDFSEKASPSPPCGLVAKVQGIIRRSKKREDDEGPSSVVALMPAGGVMSSQPQGSSELCCSCKASSSSLIGGSGAGWEGTALLHHGSYIKLGCLQFVFSITEFASKQPKEEQTTAPATSSTSTSNSTAPTTTTTTTTITITPQPNTATVSSPSSQDETDTETVPPHQVPVLRSDSIP, from the exons ATGTGGGACAAAATGGAGACCCCGACAATTGTCTACGATTTGGATACCTCTGGGGGCTTAATGGAG CAAATCCAGACACTGCTGGCGCCCCCGAAGTCCGAGGAGGTAGAGAAGAGGAGTCGGAAGTTGGTGAGAGACGTCCGGAGGAGCGGCAGGGCCACCAACCACGACACCTGCGATAGCTGCCGGGAGGGGGGAGACCTGCTGTGCTGTGACCACTGCCCTGCAGCCTTCCACCTCCAGTGCTG TAATCCTCCTTTAAGTGAAGAAATGCTTCCTCCAGGGGAATGGATGTGTCACCGCTGCAATGTTCGAAAAAAG AAGAGAGAGCAGAAGACAGAGCAGACCAACGGCATTCCTGAGAAGTCCTCATCTAAGCGCTCAGTGTCCCCAGCAGTGGAGCTGGAGCTCAATGCCGGCCCACTGCGGCTTGACGGCCTGCCCCCGGGGGCCGGGGCAGCAGGGCCTGGTCTACGAGTGGCCCAGGTACGCCTCTTGGACCGCAGGACCAGCAGCAGGCCAAGCAGCCGGCCCGGAACGCCCACTTCCAACACTTCGTCCACCCCAACCCCCTCAGAGGAGCAGAAcgacggggaggaggaggtagcAGAGCCCGAGGATGAAGTTCAGGGCTCAGAGTTTGAGGGTGCTACGCTATCCGCTCCGACTCCACGCCTCCTCAAGAGGCCCTTTCAGCTGCTAATAGCAGCCGCTATGGAGAGAAACCCTACGCAGTTCCAGCTGCCCAGTGAGCTCACCTGCACCACTGCACTACCAG GCAGCAGTAAacggaggagaaaagaggagctACTGGGGAAGCCATTCAGGAGGCCTCAGCATGAGCTGGATCCCAATGGTCTGGTCCCTCTTCCAGTCAAAGTCTGCTTTTCATGCAACAG GAGTTGCAGGCTGGCTCCACTGATCCAGTGTGACTATTGTCCTCTTCTGTTCCACATGGACTGTCTGGACCCTCCACTCACAGCTTTACCTGCTGGCAAATGGATGTGTCCAAACCATATTGAGCACTTAGTG CTGAATCAGAGGAGCCTGAGCCTGTCCAGCCGCTGTCAGCTGTTTGACCATTTCCAGGACAGGATGTCCCAGCATGCAGTCAAGTTGGATTTCCTGAGTAGAGTCCATCGGCAGAACGCACCCAACCGGCGCACAACCCACCAGCACAAAAAGAAGACCATCAAG GTGCCAGATGCCATCAAGTCCCAGTACCAGAATCCTCCCCCCATGCTGATTCCTGCAGGAGTGCGCCAGTTGGAGCTGGTTTGTAGCGGTGTGCCTGACCACCAGCCCTCAAAGCACCCCACCtcagaggcagagcagcaggag TGGCTTCAGGATGTCATCGCCCTCCAGTGCAGCATCATGCGACACCTATCCATCAAGCAGAAGGCTTCATCCACAGCGACCACCCTGTCATCAGTAACAACGTCAGCAGAATGGGTTTCTGAGCAGAAAACCAGTGCTAAATCATGTGTAACATCTGAGGACATGAAAACTTCTTTTGAAAGGACTTCTTACCCCGGCCCCTGCTCTAAACCCTGCAGTACACCTGATGACCCCCAGGGGGCCTCTTTTTCAAGGGACACGCTTGCAGAGCCGAGAGTTTGTAAATGCAACACACCACCATGTCAAAACTGTAGGAAACCTAACGGACCTCTAGCAGAGGAGATTCAGCCCCCCAAAGCCAACGGACCTGTAGACTGTAACAGGGCCTCAGACTCCTGCAGGCCGGCTGAGCTGCAGCACAGACTGAAGCCCACTACAACACCCCCAGACTCTGCTCCTGCCTCTGGGCTGGTGAACCACATAGGAGCAGAAATGGTTAAAAAGGAGCCTGAGAGTACTGCAGAGGCCTGTGCTCAGAAAATCTGTCCCACTGCCCTGACAATATGGCCCCGCAGTGGCCAGCAGAACCACCGGAGCCAGGCAGAGCTCCTGGAGGAGTGTATGAGCAGCGACGAAAAGCCCACCTACTCCATCACCTGCAGCGCCCGCTCAGACACACCAACTAAAGGCAACCAGGAGCACGACCCAACCAAGCTGGGGTCGCCATCACCTACTACAG ACATAAAGGCTGGTCCTGAACTGGTGGGCTCACTGCTGCCCAGCACTCTGTCCTCCATCGCTAACCTGTCCAGCTGCATGAAAGACCGAAAGGATGAGGAAAGAG GGATTGAGCTGGACAAACTGGATGCAGAGATGATTAAGCTCCTGGCCTGGCAGAGGATCCAGCAGCTTTTCCCCCCTAAAGTGCCCAGCACTCCGCCTCCCCCAGCCACCAGCGCTATCCCCAAAACCCCATCACCCTGCCCCGACA GTCAGAAGAAGGTGCAGGCCCGAGCTGTCTTCTACCCTCTAACAGGAAAAGGAGGAGCTGTCAGCATGTGCTATAGGACCTTATACATAGGATCAG GTGCTGACATGGATGTGTGCCTTACAAACTACGGTCGTTGCAACTACATATCGGGGAAACACGCTTGTATTTTCTATGATGAG AATACCAAGCATTATGAGTTGCTCAACTACAGCGAACACGGCACCACAGTGGACAACGTCCTCTACTCATGTGACTTCTCAGAGAAGGCCTCTCCGTCTCCACCATGCGGGCTGGTGGCCAAAGTCCAAGGCATCATAC GTCGCAGTAAGAAGCGGGAGGATGACGAGGGTCCGAGCTCTGTGGTGGCTTTGATGCCGGCTGGTGGAGTAATGAGCAGCCAGCCTCAGGGCAGCTCCGAGCTGTGTTGCAGCTGTAAGGCAAGCAGCTCTAGCCTGATCGGAGGCAGCGGGGCGGGTTGGGAGGGCACGGCCCTGCTCCAccatggcagctacatcaaactGGGCTGCCTCCAGTTTGTCTTCAGCATCACAGAGTTCGCCAGTAAGCAGCCCAAAGAAGAGCAGACCACAGCGCCGGCCACCAGCAGCACTAGCACCAGCAACAGTACcgcacccaccaccaccaccactaccaccaccatcaccatcacaccaCAACCCAACACTGCCACAGTGAGCAGCCCCTCCAGCCAGGATGAGACCGATACGGAGACTGTCCCTCCCCACCAAGTGCCCGTTCTGCGCTCCGACTCTATTCCATAA
- the phf12b gene encoding PHD finger protein 12 isoform X3, protein MKSRFAVSCACRVMAMLYVSGGTGIMCNPPLSEEMLPPGEWMCHRCNVRKKKREQKTEQTNGIPEKSSSKRSVSPAVELELNAGPLRLDGLPPGAGAAGPGLRVAQVRLLDRRTSSRPSSRPGTPTSNTSSTPTPSEEQNDGEEEVAEPEDEVQGSEFEGATLSAPTPRLLKRPFQLLIAAAMERNPTQFQLPSELTCTTALPGSSKRRRKEELLGKPFRRPQHELDPNGLVPLPVKVCFSCNRSCRLAPLIQCDYCPLLFHMDCLDPPLTALPAGKWMCPNHIEHLVLNQRSLSLSSRCQLFDHFQDRMSQHAVKLDFLSRVHRQNAPNRRTTHQHKKKTIKVPDAIKSQYQNPPPMLIPAGVRQLELVCSGVPDHQPSKHPTSEAEQQEWLQDVIALQCSIMRHLSIKQKASSTATTLSSVTTSAEWVSEQKTSAKSCVTSEDMKTSFERTSYPGPCSKPCSTPDDPQGASFSRDTLAEPRVCKCNTPPCQNCRKPNGPLAEEIQPPKANGPVDCNRASDSCRPAELQHRLKPTTTPPDSAPASGLVNHIGAEMVKKEPESTAEACAQKICPTALTIWPRSGQQNHRSQAELLEECMSSDEKPTYSITCSARSDTPTKGNQEHDPTKLGSPSPTTDIKAGPELVGSLLPSTLSSIANLSSCMKDRKDEERGIELDKLDAEMIKLLAWQRIQQLFPPKVPSTPPPPATSAIPKTPSPCPDSQKKVQARAVFYPLTGKGGAVSMCYRTLYIGSGADMDVCLTNYGRCNYISGKHACIFYDENTKHYELLNYSEHGTTVDNVLYSCDFSEKASPSPPCGLVAKVQGIIRRSKKREDDEGPSSVVALMPAGGVMSSQPQGSSELCCSCKASSSSLIGGSGAGWEGTALLHHGSYIKLGCLQFVFSITEFASKQPKEEQTTAPATSSTSTSNSTAPTTTTTTTTITITPQPNTATVSSPSSQDETDTETVPPHQVPVLRSDSIP, encoded by the exons ATGAAGTCACGCTTCGCTGTTTCGTGTGCTTGCAGAGTCATGGCCATGCTTTATGTCAGTGGAGGTACGGGAATTATGTG TAATCCTCCTTTAAGTGAAGAAATGCTTCCTCCAGGGGAATGGATGTGTCACCGCTGCAATGTTCGAAAAAAG AAGAGAGAGCAGAAGACAGAGCAGACCAACGGCATTCCTGAGAAGTCCTCATCTAAGCGCTCAGTGTCCCCAGCAGTGGAGCTGGAGCTCAATGCCGGCCCACTGCGGCTTGACGGCCTGCCCCCGGGGGCCGGGGCAGCAGGGCCTGGTCTACGAGTGGCCCAGGTACGCCTCTTGGACCGCAGGACCAGCAGCAGGCCAAGCAGCCGGCCCGGAACGCCCACTTCCAACACTTCGTCCACCCCAACCCCCTCAGAGGAGCAGAAcgacggggaggaggaggtagcAGAGCCCGAGGATGAAGTTCAGGGCTCAGAGTTTGAGGGTGCTACGCTATCCGCTCCGACTCCACGCCTCCTCAAGAGGCCCTTTCAGCTGCTAATAGCAGCCGCTATGGAGAGAAACCCTACGCAGTTCCAGCTGCCCAGTGAGCTCACCTGCACCACTGCACTACCAG GCAGCAGTAAacggaggagaaaagaggagctACTGGGGAAGCCATTCAGGAGGCCTCAGCATGAGCTGGATCCCAATGGTCTGGTCCCTCTTCCAGTCAAAGTCTGCTTTTCATGCAACAG GAGTTGCAGGCTGGCTCCACTGATCCAGTGTGACTATTGTCCTCTTCTGTTCCACATGGACTGTCTGGACCCTCCACTCACAGCTTTACCTGCTGGCAAATGGATGTGTCCAAACCATATTGAGCACTTAGTG CTGAATCAGAGGAGCCTGAGCCTGTCCAGCCGCTGTCAGCTGTTTGACCATTTCCAGGACAGGATGTCCCAGCATGCAGTCAAGTTGGATTTCCTGAGTAGAGTCCATCGGCAGAACGCACCCAACCGGCGCACAACCCACCAGCACAAAAAGAAGACCATCAAG GTGCCAGATGCCATCAAGTCCCAGTACCAGAATCCTCCCCCCATGCTGATTCCTGCAGGAGTGCGCCAGTTGGAGCTGGTTTGTAGCGGTGTGCCTGACCACCAGCCCTCAAAGCACCCCACCtcagaggcagagcagcaggag TGGCTTCAGGATGTCATCGCCCTCCAGTGCAGCATCATGCGACACCTATCCATCAAGCAGAAGGCTTCATCCACAGCGACCACCCTGTCATCAGTAACAACGTCAGCAGAATGGGTTTCTGAGCAGAAAACCAGTGCTAAATCATGTGTAACATCTGAGGACATGAAAACTTCTTTTGAAAGGACTTCTTACCCCGGCCCCTGCTCTAAACCCTGCAGTACACCTGATGACCCCCAGGGGGCCTCTTTTTCAAGGGACACGCTTGCAGAGCCGAGAGTTTGTAAATGCAACACACCACCATGTCAAAACTGTAGGAAACCTAACGGACCTCTAGCAGAGGAGATTCAGCCCCCCAAAGCCAACGGACCTGTAGACTGTAACAGGGCCTCAGACTCCTGCAGGCCGGCTGAGCTGCAGCACAGACTGAAGCCCACTACAACACCCCCAGACTCTGCTCCTGCCTCTGGGCTGGTGAACCACATAGGAGCAGAAATGGTTAAAAAGGAGCCTGAGAGTACTGCAGAGGCCTGTGCTCAGAAAATCTGTCCCACTGCCCTGACAATATGGCCCCGCAGTGGCCAGCAGAACCACCGGAGCCAGGCAGAGCTCCTGGAGGAGTGTATGAGCAGCGACGAAAAGCCCACCTACTCCATCACCTGCAGCGCCCGCTCAGACACACCAACTAAAGGCAACCAGGAGCACGACCCAACCAAGCTGGGGTCGCCATCACCTACTACAG ACATAAAGGCTGGTCCTGAACTGGTGGGCTCACTGCTGCCCAGCACTCTGTCCTCCATCGCTAACCTGTCCAGCTGCATGAAAGACCGAAAGGATGAGGAAAGAG GGATTGAGCTGGACAAACTGGATGCAGAGATGATTAAGCTCCTGGCCTGGCAGAGGATCCAGCAGCTTTTCCCCCCTAAAGTGCCCAGCACTCCGCCTCCCCCAGCCACCAGCGCTATCCCCAAAACCCCATCACCCTGCCCCGACA GTCAGAAGAAGGTGCAGGCCCGAGCTGTCTTCTACCCTCTAACAGGAAAAGGAGGAGCTGTCAGCATGTGCTATAGGACCTTATACATAGGATCAG GTGCTGACATGGATGTGTGCCTTACAAACTACGGTCGTTGCAACTACATATCGGGGAAACACGCTTGTATTTTCTATGATGAG AATACCAAGCATTATGAGTTGCTCAACTACAGCGAACACGGCACCACAGTGGACAACGTCCTCTACTCATGTGACTTCTCAGAGAAGGCCTCTCCGTCTCCACCATGCGGGCTGGTGGCCAAAGTCCAAGGCATCATAC GTCGCAGTAAGAAGCGGGAGGATGACGAGGGTCCGAGCTCTGTGGTGGCTTTGATGCCGGCTGGTGGAGTAATGAGCAGCCAGCCTCAGGGCAGCTCCGAGCTGTGTTGCAGCTGTAAGGCAAGCAGCTCTAGCCTGATCGGAGGCAGCGGGGCGGGTTGGGAGGGCACGGCCCTGCTCCAccatggcagctacatcaaactGGGCTGCCTCCAGTTTGTCTTCAGCATCACAGAGTTCGCCAGTAAGCAGCCCAAAGAAGAGCAGACCACAGCGCCGGCCACCAGCAGCACTAGCACCAGCAACAGTACcgcacccaccaccaccaccactaccaccaccatcaccatcacaccaCAACCCAACACTGCCACAGTGAGCAGCCCCTCCAGCCAGGATGAGACCGATACGGAGACTGTCCCTCCCCACCAAGTGCCCGTTCTGCGCTCCGACTCTATTCCATAA
- the phf12b gene encoding PHD finger protein 12 isoform X2 → MQIQTLLAPPKSEEVEKRSRKLVRDVRRSGRATNHDTCDSCREGGDLLCCDHCPAAFHLQCCNPPLSEEMLPPGEWMCHRCNVRKKKREQKTEQTNGIPEKSSSKRSVSPAVELELNAGPLRLDGLPPGAGAAGPGLRVAQVRLLDRRTSSRPSSRPGTPTSNTSSTPTPSEEQNDGEEEVAEPEDEVQGSEFEGATLSAPTPRLLKRPFQLLIAAAMERNPTQFQLPSELTCTTALPGSSKRRRKEELLGKPFRRPQHELDPNGLVPLPVKVCFSCNRSCRLAPLIQCDYCPLLFHMDCLDPPLTALPAGKWMCPNHIEHLVLNQRSLSLSSRCQLFDHFQDRMSQHAVKLDFLSRVHRQNAPNRRTTHQHKKKTIKVPDAIKSQYQNPPPMLIPAGVRQLELVCSGVPDHQPSKHPTSEAEQQEWLQDVIALQCSIMRHLSIKQKASSTATTLSSVTTSAEWVSEQKTSAKSCVTSEDMKTSFERTSYPGPCSKPCSTPDDPQGASFSRDTLAEPRVCKCNTPPCQNCRKPNGPLAEEIQPPKANGPVDCNRASDSCRPAELQHRLKPTTTPPDSAPASGLVNHIGAEMVKKEPESTAEACAQKICPTALTIWPRSGQQNHRSQAELLEECMSSDEKPTYSITCSARSDTPTKGNQEHDPTKLGSPSPTTDIKAGPELVGSLLPSTLSSIANLSSCMKDRKDEERGIELDKLDAEMIKLLAWQRIQQLFPPKVPSTPPPPATSAIPKTPSPCPDSQKKVQARAVFYPLTGKGGAVSMCYRTLYIGSGADMDVCLTNYGRCNYISGKHACIFYDENTKHYELLNYSEHGTTVDNVLYSCDFSEKASPSPPCGLVAKVQGIIRRSKKREDDEGPSSVVALMPAGGVMSSQPQGSSELCCSCKASSSSLIGGSGAGWEGTALLHHGSYIKLGCLQFVFSITEFASKQPKEEQTTAPATSSTSTSNSTAPTTTTTTTTITITPQPNTATVSSPSSQDETDTETVPPHQVPVLRSDSIP, encoded by the exons ATG CAAATCCAGACACTGCTGGCGCCCCCGAAGTCCGAGGAGGTAGAGAAGAGGAGTCGGAAGTTGGTGAGAGACGTCCGGAGGAGCGGCAGGGCCACCAACCACGACACCTGCGATAGCTGCCGGGAGGGGGGAGACCTGCTGTGCTGTGACCACTGCCCTGCAGCCTTCCACCTCCAGTGCTG TAATCCTCCTTTAAGTGAAGAAATGCTTCCTCCAGGGGAATGGATGTGTCACCGCTGCAATGTTCGAAAAAAG AAGAGAGAGCAGAAGACAGAGCAGACCAACGGCATTCCTGAGAAGTCCTCATCTAAGCGCTCAGTGTCCCCAGCAGTGGAGCTGGAGCTCAATGCCGGCCCACTGCGGCTTGACGGCCTGCCCCCGGGGGCCGGGGCAGCAGGGCCTGGTCTACGAGTGGCCCAGGTACGCCTCTTGGACCGCAGGACCAGCAGCAGGCCAAGCAGCCGGCCCGGAACGCCCACTTCCAACACTTCGTCCACCCCAACCCCCTCAGAGGAGCAGAAcgacggggaggaggaggtagcAGAGCCCGAGGATGAAGTTCAGGGCTCAGAGTTTGAGGGTGCTACGCTATCCGCTCCGACTCCACGCCTCCTCAAGAGGCCCTTTCAGCTGCTAATAGCAGCCGCTATGGAGAGAAACCCTACGCAGTTCCAGCTGCCCAGTGAGCTCACCTGCACCACTGCACTACCAG GCAGCAGTAAacggaggagaaaagaggagctACTGGGGAAGCCATTCAGGAGGCCTCAGCATGAGCTGGATCCCAATGGTCTGGTCCCTCTTCCAGTCAAAGTCTGCTTTTCATGCAACAG GAGTTGCAGGCTGGCTCCACTGATCCAGTGTGACTATTGTCCTCTTCTGTTCCACATGGACTGTCTGGACCCTCCACTCACAGCTTTACCTGCTGGCAAATGGATGTGTCCAAACCATATTGAGCACTTAGTG CTGAATCAGAGGAGCCTGAGCCTGTCCAGCCGCTGTCAGCTGTTTGACCATTTCCAGGACAGGATGTCCCAGCATGCAGTCAAGTTGGATTTCCTGAGTAGAGTCCATCGGCAGAACGCACCCAACCGGCGCACAACCCACCAGCACAAAAAGAAGACCATCAAG GTGCCAGATGCCATCAAGTCCCAGTACCAGAATCCTCCCCCCATGCTGATTCCTGCAGGAGTGCGCCAGTTGGAGCTGGTTTGTAGCGGTGTGCCTGACCACCAGCCCTCAAAGCACCCCACCtcagaggcagagcagcaggag TGGCTTCAGGATGTCATCGCCCTCCAGTGCAGCATCATGCGACACCTATCCATCAAGCAGAAGGCTTCATCCACAGCGACCACCCTGTCATCAGTAACAACGTCAGCAGAATGGGTTTCTGAGCAGAAAACCAGTGCTAAATCATGTGTAACATCTGAGGACATGAAAACTTCTTTTGAAAGGACTTCTTACCCCGGCCCCTGCTCTAAACCCTGCAGTACACCTGATGACCCCCAGGGGGCCTCTTTTTCAAGGGACACGCTTGCAGAGCCGAGAGTTTGTAAATGCAACACACCACCATGTCAAAACTGTAGGAAACCTAACGGACCTCTAGCAGAGGAGATTCAGCCCCCCAAAGCCAACGGACCTGTAGACTGTAACAGGGCCTCAGACTCCTGCAGGCCGGCTGAGCTGCAGCACAGACTGAAGCCCACTACAACACCCCCAGACTCTGCTCCTGCCTCTGGGCTGGTGAACCACATAGGAGCAGAAATGGTTAAAAAGGAGCCTGAGAGTACTGCAGAGGCCTGTGCTCAGAAAATCTGTCCCACTGCCCTGACAATATGGCCCCGCAGTGGCCAGCAGAACCACCGGAGCCAGGCAGAGCTCCTGGAGGAGTGTATGAGCAGCGACGAAAAGCCCACCTACTCCATCACCTGCAGCGCCCGCTCAGACACACCAACTAAAGGCAACCAGGAGCACGACCCAACCAAGCTGGGGTCGCCATCACCTACTACAG ACATAAAGGCTGGTCCTGAACTGGTGGGCTCACTGCTGCCCAGCACTCTGTCCTCCATCGCTAACCTGTCCAGCTGCATGAAAGACCGAAAGGATGAGGAAAGAG GGATTGAGCTGGACAAACTGGATGCAGAGATGATTAAGCTCCTGGCCTGGCAGAGGATCCAGCAGCTTTTCCCCCCTAAAGTGCCCAGCACTCCGCCTCCCCCAGCCACCAGCGCTATCCCCAAAACCCCATCACCCTGCCCCGACA GTCAGAAGAAGGTGCAGGCCCGAGCTGTCTTCTACCCTCTAACAGGAAAAGGAGGAGCTGTCAGCATGTGCTATAGGACCTTATACATAGGATCAG GTGCTGACATGGATGTGTGCCTTACAAACTACGGTCGTTGCAACTACATATCGGGGAAACACGCTTGTATTTTCTATGATGAG AATACCAAGCATTATGAGTTGCTCAACTACAGCGAACACGGCACCACAGTGGACAACGTCCTCTACTCATGTGACTTCTCAGAGAAGGCCTCTCCGTCTCCACCATGCGGGCTGGTGGCCAAAGTCCAAGGCATCATAC GTCGCAGTAAGAAGCGGGAGGATGACGAGGGTCCGAGCTCTGTGGTGGCTTTGATGCCGGCTGGTGGAGTAATGAGCAGCCAGCCTCAGGGCAGCTCCGAGCTGTGTTGCAGCTGTAAGGCAAGCAGCTCTAGCCTGATCGGAGGCAGCGGGGCGGGTTGGGAGGGCACGGCCCTGCTCCAccatggcagctacatcaaactGGGCTGCCTCCAGTTTGTCTTCAGCATCACAGAGTTCGCCAGTAAGCAGCCCAAAGAAGAGCAGACCACAGCGCCGGCCACCAGCAGCACTAGCACCAGCAACAGTACcgcacccaccaccaccaccactaccaccaccatcaccatcacaccaCAACCCAACACTGCCACAGTGAGCAGCCCCTCCAGCCAGGATGAGACCGATACGGAGACTGTCCCTCCCCACCAAGTGCCCGTTCTGCGCTCCGACTCTATTCCATAA
- the LOC129092231 gene encoding trace amine-associated receptor 13c-like produces the protein MSLGLSHEQYCFPDSNASCVTAQFSMGTKIAVYLLFALGMLITILGNSVVIVSIGHFKQLHNPTNVLILSLALVDLLVGVIVMPFSAIRTIHGCWFYGDDFCLLHSCLDVFLTTLSIFHLISIAIDRQQAICNPLHYSRNITISVAWIMVCASWSLAAVYSYGLLYSKANVAGIEDYMSSINCLGSCNLVFNHLWGLLDGVICFFFPCTVMVCLYTKIFIVAKDHVRKIGDMSKGSNNRGRGGLIKQSEHKAAKTLGIVLGAFIFCWMPFFINSIIDAYTGFSTPASVFEAFVWLGYFNSTLNPIIYALFYPWFKKCFYSIVTLKIFATNSSTMNISVK, from the coding sequence ATGTCTCTTGGCCTTTCTCATGAGCAATATTGTTTTCCTGACTCAAATGCCTCATGTGTTACAGCACAGTTCAGTATGGGGACCAAAATTGCCGTCTATTTATTATTTGCTTTAGGCATGCTCATTACCATTTTAGGGAACTCTGTTGTCATTGTGTCAATAGGTCATTTCAAGCAGTTGCATAATCCTACCAATGTGCTTATTTTATCTCTTGCTCTGGTTGATCTACTAGTTGGTGTTATTGTGATGCCCTTCAGCGCCATTCGGACCATTCATGGCTGCTGGTTCTATGGGGATGACTTCTGTCTGCTTCATTCCTGTTTAGATGTGTTTCTCACCACTCTGTCTATATTCCACCTAATTAGCATTGCTATTGACAGACAACAAGCTATATGCAATCCTCTGCATTATTCTAGGAATATCACAATATCAGTGGCCTGGATTATGGTATGTGCCAGTTGGTCACTGGCTGCTGTCTACTCTTATGGACTGCTTTACTCAAAGGCCAATGTAGCAGGGATAGAAGATTATATGTCATCAATAAACTGCCTTGGCAGTTGTAACCTTGTCTTTAACCACCTTTGGGGACTACTGGACGGTGTTatctgctttttctttccttgcACTGTGATGGTTTGTCTCTACACTAAGATATTTATTGTGGCTAAAGATCATGTAAGAAAGATTGGAGATATGAGCAAAGGTTCAAATAACAGAGGAAGAGGTGGGTTAATTAAACAGTCTGAGCATAAGGCTGCAAAGACTCTGGGTATTGTTCTTGGTGCATTCATCTTTTGTTGGATGCCCTTTTTTATAAATTCTATAATTGATGCCTACACTGGCTTCAGTACACCTGCATCCGTCTTTGAAGCATTTGTTTGGTTGGGTTATTTCAATTCAACATTAAACCCAATTATTTATGCCTTATTTTACCCCTggtttaagaaatgtttttatagtATTGTCACTCTAAAAATATTTGCGACAAATTCTTCCACCATGAATATATCTGTTAAATGA